One Gimesia aquarii DNA segment encodes these proteins:
- a CDS encoding DUF1501 domain-containing protein: MQHLTQNTQPIDRREMLKRSGMGMGMLALAGLTSKEHLQAANTTHHPPQAKQIVHLFMNGGPSHVDTFDPKPLLKKYHGKPLPNPNLPTERKTSGALESPFQFKKYGESGIEVSELFQNTASHIDDMCIIRSMHSDIPNHEPSLLLMNCGDNALPRPSFGSWVNYGLGSLNENLPGFVVLCPNGFPVVGPKNWRSAFLPGSFQGTHLDTKETDVSRLIENINNPQSPKRQRRQLDLLQKINQRHLTNRGHDSLLEARIQSFELAYRMQFEASDVLDLSKEPKHIQEMYGDGLQGRQLLMTRRLLEKGVRFIQVWHSGGQEWDHHRGIEKSLRKLCGQWDQPIAAFLTDLKQRGMLDSTLLLWGGEFGRTPVAELPAMNGRDHNHYGFSMWMAGGGVKGGHVHGATDETGFAASENKVHVHDLHATMLHLLGIDHEKLTYRYAGRDFRLTDVHGHVVKEILA; the protein is encoded by the coding sequence ATGCAGCATCTCACTCAAAACACACAACCAATTGACAGGCGTGAAATGTTAAAGCGATCAGGTATGGGAATGGGAATGCTAGCATTAGCAGGACTAACCTCGAAGGAACACTTACAGGCTGCCAACACTACACACCATCCTCCGCAAGCCAAACAAATCGTGCACCTGTTTATGAATGGAGGTCCTTCACACGTTGATACCTTTGACCCTAAACCATTACTTAAAAAATATCATGGCAAACCATTACCGAATCCCAATTTACCTACGGAACGTAAAACATCAGGTGCTCTGGAGTCTCCTTTTCAGTTTAAAAAATATGGCGAATCCGGGATCGAAGTCAGTGAGCTTTTCCAAAATACAGCCTCACACATCGATGACATGTGTATTATCAGGTCGATGCATTCTGATATCCCCAATCATGAACCCTCACTATTATTGATGAATTGTGGTGACAATGCGCTGCCGCGTCCCAGCTTCGGGTCCTGGGTCAATTACGGCCTCGGTTCATTAAACGAAAACCTGCCTGGATTCGTAGTGCTCTGCCCGAATGGATTTCCTGTAGTAGGGCCTAAGAATTGGCGTTCCGCATTTCTCCCGGGTTCTTTTCAGGGAACGCATTTAGATACGAAAGAGACTGACGTCTCGCGGCTCATCGAAAACATCAATAACCCGCAATCCCCGAAACGACAACGCCGCCAATTAGACCTGCTCCAGAAAATCAATCAACGCCATTTAACAAACAGAGGACACGACTCGCTACTGGAAGCGAGAATTCAGTCTTTCGAACTCGCTTACCGTATGCAATTTGAGGCATCAGACGTTCTTGATCTTTCAAAAGAACCGAAACATATTCAGGAAATGTATGGAGATGGATTACAAGGTCGACAATTATTGATGACTCGTCGTCTGCTTGAAAAAGGAGTGCGGTTTATTCAAGTCTGGCATAGTGGTGGCCAGGAATGGGACCATCATCGTGGAATTGAAAAAAGCTTAAGAAAGCTATGTGGTCAATGGGACCAACCGATTGCCGCGTTTCTGACTGATCTCAAACAACGCGGGATGCTCGATTCCACTTTGCTGCTCTGGGGAGGTGAATTTGGGCGTACCCCAGTCGCAGAACTTCCCGCGATGAATGGTCGTGATCACAATCACTATGGGTTCAGCATGTGGATGGCCGGTGGAGGCGTCAAAGGTGGACATGTCCATGGAGCCACCGACGAAACAGGATTCGCTGCCTCCGAAAATAAAGTCCACGTCCATGACTTACACGCCACAATGCTGCATTTGCTCGGTATTGATCATGAAAAACTAACCTACCGCTATGCAGGCCGTGACTTTCGTTTAACCGATGTTCATGGTCATGTCGTCAAAGAAATTCTTGCATAA
- a CDS encoding serine/threonine-protein kinase: MDKCLSDNLLLQYLLNDLDTDTCEIVRVHLNECPSCQKRTEIYSEDSELKQWQQCHLRRQNGDDSQYHPFSQDKLDRLFNSTISSIQQSKTAVAKKTLPSSHNSNILLRKEPEQTPIRVIGQYQLIKKIGQGGMGVVYESIHSRLKKQVVLKLLLNKDWENTDQTQRFYREMELIGQLDHPNIVKATDAGEADDTCFLVMEYLDGHDLKTILKQEGPLSITAACSILRQAANGLQYIHNHDLIHRDIKPSNLFLTTDGQVKILDLGLAGLRHEGSSLDDLTDTNCIMGSAYYMAPEQAQSIKTIDQRSDIYSLGCTFYQLLTGKVPFRRETPVETIIAHREDSIPHLVDQLPEIPVQLEELFQSMVKKSPDDRIQTMAEVVRILDEFLNQKNELLLNESSDTYLTESQELKELCLKTVLTPPVEAQKYYSSTHYQPSKRILKYKKTIIIASIILMTGILTLGIQYISRTNHFTNTKLKSTSTIPNVRQPKKANSKSNPTPALTSTQATIERDAANWALDHGCEIKIVVPYGEEYPTIEQKKSLPNEDFYVKTIAFKKIQMITQEKLSRLSGLTNLYELQLNDNPIEDDALAAISGLTSLQILDLHASGITDKGLSHISNLKSLTNLSLQINPNITDEGLQVINQLQNLVSLNLAKTNISDEGLIFIQNNQKIDWLNIEGTKVSDESVKHLKKLILLEHLFVKGSKISKAGIKEINDFFKKRKHLPFYINPTP; the protein is encoded by the coding sequence ATGGATAAGTGTCTCTCAGATAATTTGTTGTTACAGTATCTCCTGAATGACCTTGATACAGATACGTGTGAGATTGTAAGGGTTCATCTGAATGAGTGCCCAAGTTGCCAAAAAAGAACGGAAATCTATTCTGAAGATAGCGAGCTCAAACAATGGCAGCAATGCCATCTAAGACGTCAAAACGGTGATGACTCACAATATCATCCGTTTTCTCAAGACAAATTAGATCGCTTATTTAATTCTACAATCTCATCGATTCAACAATCAAAAACCGCAGTTGCAAAAAAAACTCTACCCTCCAGTCATAACAGCAACATCCTATTACGAAAAGAGCCTGAGCAAACCCCTATTCGAGTGATTGGTCAATACCAGCTGATAAAAAAAATTGGCCAGGGAGGAATGGGGGTTGTCTATGAGTCAATACACTCAAGATTGAAAAAACAAGTTGTCCTTAAATTGCTATTGAATAAAGACTGGGAAAATACTGACCAGACTCAAAGATTCTATCGCGAAATGGAACTGATAGGACAGTTAGACCACCCCAACATTGTTAAGGCAACAGATGCAGGGGAAGCTGATGACACCTGTTTTCTGGTTATGGAATATCTGGATGGCCATGACTTAAAAACAATTCTCAAACAGGAAGGCCCTTTGTCAATCACAGCTGCCTGCTCAATCTTAAGGCAAGCCGCCAATGGGCTCCAGTATATTCACAACCATGATTTGATCCACAGAGACATCAAACCGTCTAATCTTTTTTTAACCACTGATGGACAAGTCAAAATTCTCGACCTGGGATTAGCCGGACTGCGACACGAGGGCTCTTCTCTGGATGATTTAACCGACACAAATTGTATCATGGGTAGTGCCTACTACATGGCTCCAGAGCAGGCACAAAGTATTAAAACGATTGATCAACGTTCTGACATCTACAGCTTGGGCTGCACCTTTTACCAACTCTTAACAGGTAAGGTTCCATTCAGAAGAGAAACACCCGTTGAAACTATTATCGCACATCGAGAAGATTCCATACCTCATTTAGTTGATCAGCTTCCGGAGATCCCCGTGCAACTGGAAGAATTGTTTCAATCGATGGTAAAAAAAAGTCCGGATGATCGAATCCAAACGATGGCTGAAGTCGTTAGAATACTCGACGAATTTCTAAACCAAAAAAATGAATTATTACTTAACGAATCATCGGACACATATTTGACTGAAAGCCAAGAGCTGAAAGAACTATGTCTTAAGACCGTGCTAACACCTCCCGTTGAGGCGCAGAAGTACTATTCCAGCACACATTACCAACCTTCTAAACGCATTCTGAAATATAAAAAAACAATTATTATTGCGTCAATAATATTAATGACTGGAATTCTAACACTTGGAATTCAATACATCTCACGCACCAATCACTTTACAAATACTAAGCTTAAATCCACTTCAACGATCCCGAATGTTCGACAACCGAAAAAAGCAAATTCCAAATCTAATCCAACTCCGGCACTAACTTCAACTCAAGCGACAATTGAAAGAGATGCGGCTAATTGGGCATTGGACCACGGCTGCGAAATAAAAATTGTAGTACCATACGGAGAAGAATACCCAACAATAGAACAAAAGAAATCGTTGCCAAATGAAGATTTTTATGTGAAGACCATTGCGTTTAAAAAAATTCAGATGATAACTCAAGAGAAATTGAGTCGACTATCTGGCCTTACTAACCTATACGAGCTTCAGTTAAACGACAACCCTATAGAAGACGATGCACTTGCTGCGATTAGTGGTTTAACTTCACTCCAAATACTTGATCTACATGCTTCTGGAATCACTGACAAAGGGTTATCTCACATAAGCAATCTAAAAAGTTTGACAAATCTCTCACTTCAAATAAATCCAAATATTACGGACGAAGGTTTGCAAGTTATAAATCAGTTACAAAATTTGGTGTCACTAAATCTTGCGAAAACGAATATTTCAGATGAAGGCCTGATATTTATTCAAAACAATCAAAAAATTGATTGGTTAAATATTGAAGGAACTAAAGTAAGTGATGAGTCAGTTAAACACCTCAAAAAACTAATTCTCTTAGAACATCTTTTTGTAAAAGGCTCAAAAATATCCAAGGCGGGAATCAAAGAAATCAATGATTTCTTTAAGAAAAGAAAACATTTACCATTTTATATAAATCCCACACCCTAA
- a CDS encoding PSD1 and planctomycete cytochrome C domain-containing protein, with amino-acid sequence MMSFKNKLSIASQILGILLLGLFSDQALAVNDKNNSIQREYYFEQHVRPLLIKHCLKCHGPKKQFAELRLDTRANLLKGGESGPAIKVNHPGESLLMSAIRRESLEMPPDKPLSKTDIEVLAMWIKNGAIWPEKAAIGTSTKVDFSKHWAFRPIRNPSRPSVKDTLWPQNDIDYFILSKLEQNRLKPSLPAKPATLLRRMIWDLTGLTPTSEQIKLFSKRISPQSADSIIEQQLASPHYGERWGRYWLDLARYADTKGYVFFEKPIFHSSFTYRDYVINSFNKDKPFNQFVIEQLAADFLKDEIPHESQAALGFITVGPRFKNDIHDIISDRIDVVTRGLLGLTVGCARCHDHKYDPISIEDYYSMYGVFRNSLEPIHLPFRNKNKIPDHLVTQAQKIKRAAVDLEELYKKQHAKVSRDAHQRLSEYLRVAQSRRSGPDTVKFDVIVDGDDLNPEVLLKWQEFLDDSEKTNSPVFSIWHQLEYIAKENFSVQSRRILQNKTSVDNVHTVVRLIAAFLLQSELDSFQDVISGYAKLFKQVDQEWDQWIAEAPKPGSTSKSILFAPEKQAYRQAFYSSYSPLTTPLHGYPVLKLFPDRKLQETVKKLNTALDKARAAASTELAQMMTLTDASQIIEPRVLRRGNPGIPAQSVKRRYLTFFNQISAKSFTQGSGRLELAKAIVSPQNPLTARVIVNRIWQHHFGQGIVSTPSDFGIQGAFPSHPELLDHLAIWFMKNGWSIKKLHRYIMQSATYQQQSLLHASGEKMDPANKLLWRMNRRRQDFETMRDTLLQVSHQLDTTVGGKSIKGVVSNSNKRRTIYTFIDRQRVPGLLRTFDFPSPDVSTGTRNSTSVPGQSLFLMNHPFVLKSAQILGKEAQQAGNPKTGIKQLYQSILQRKPNRREVKEMLQFLETESIPKKESLIATPWEYGYGVYDENSKNLSNFKPIPYWNGKQYQGSDRLPDPKLGWVFLDKTGGHPGNDMNHVAVIRWRAPETMAVSIKGTLKHEISRGNGIRGRVLIAGEKKLGPWNVHQTSVETTLENIKLEKKQTIDFVVDTAGQLGHDSFVWSPEIIAHSIETVAFSKTEGNPKAVRYWHYSQDFREPDSIQITPWQSLAQILLLSNEFQFID; translated from the coding sequence ATGATGTCTTTTAAAAACAAACTATCAATTGCGAGTCAAATCCTTGGAATCCTTCTATTAGGGCTCTTCTCTGATCAGGCATTAGCAGTAAACGATAAAAACAATTCCATTCAACGGGAATATTATTTTGAGCAACACGTTCGACCGCTCTTGATCAAACACTGTCTCAAATGCCATGGTCCTAAGAAACAGTTTGCAGAGTTACGGCTTGATACGCGTGCGAATCTTCTCAAAGGCGGAGAAAGTGGACCGGCAATCAAGGTGAATCACCCTGGTGAAAGTCTCTTAATGAGCGCGATCCGTCGTGAGTCACTTGAAATGCCTCCCGACAAACCATTATCTAAAACAGACATCGAAGTTTTAGCAATGTGGATCAAAAACGGTGCCATCTGGCCTGAGAAAGCAGCGATCGGAACTTCAACCAAAGTCGATTTTTCTAAACACTGGGCATTTCGCCCCATTCGAAATCCCAGTCGCCCCTCTGTAAAAGATACTCTCTGGCCACAAAATGATATTGATTATTTCATTCTTTCAAAACTGGAACAGAATCGACTTAAACCATCATTACCCGCAAAACCGGCTACCTTACTCCGCAGAATGATTTGGGATCTTACCGGCCTGACTCCCACGTCTGAACAGATCAAATTATTCTCAAAAAGGATTTCGCCTCAGTCAGCCGATTCAATAATCGAACAGCAACTTGCCTCCCCCCATTATGGAGAACGCTGGGGAAGATATTGGCTTGATTTGGCCCGTTATGCAGACACCAAAGGCTATGTATTCTTTGAGAAACCAATTTTCCATTCCTCGTTTACCTATCGAGACTACGTGATTAACAGCTTCAATAAAGACAAACCGTTCAACCAGTTTGTCATAGAGCAATTAGCCGCAGATTTTCTGAAAGATGAAATCCCACACGAGTCCCAAGCAGCACTCGGATTCATTACCGTTGGTCCAAGATTTAAAAATGATATCCATGATATTATTTCTGACCGAATCGATGTTGTCACACGTGGGCTTCTAGGTTTGACCGTAGGTTGTGCACGTTGCCATGATCATAAATATGATCCTATTTCAATTGAAGACTATTACTCTATGTATGGAGTCTTCCGAAATTCACTCGAACCGATTCATCTTCCTTTCCGTAACAAAAACAAAATACCTGATCATCTAGTAACACAGGCACAGAAGATAAAACGGGCTGCTGTAGATTTAGAAGAACTCTACAAGAAACAACATGCTAAAGTATCACGAGATGCACACCAGAGACTTTCAGAATACTTGCGTGTAGCACAATCTCGAAGAAGCGGACCGGACACCGTGAAATTTGATGTGATTGTTGACGGTGATGATCTCAATCCAGAAGTCTTATTAAAGTGGCAGGAATTTCTGGACGATTCTGAAAAGACAAACTCCCCCGTATTTTCGATCTGGCATCAACTGGAATATATTGCCAAAGAGAATTTTTCCGTTCAATCAAGACGCATACTTCAAAACAAAACGAGTGTTGATAACGTTCACACTGTAGTAAGACTGATTGCAGCCTTTCTATTACAATCGGAACTCGATAGTTTTCAAGATGTGATTTCCGGGTACGCAAAACTATTCAAACAAGTTGATCAGGAATGGGACCAGTGGATCGCCGAAGCGCCTAAACCGGGAAGTACATCAAAGTCCATCCTGTTTGCACCTGAAAAACAAGCTTATCGACAAGCTTTTTATAGCTCCTACTCACCCTTAACCACTCCTTTACATGGTTATCCAGTCTTAAAATTATTTCCCGATAGAAAATTACAAGAAACCGTCAAAAAACTTAATACAGCCTTAGATAAAGCACGCGCAGCCGCCTCTACTGAACTGGCTCAAATGATGACACTCACTGATGCTAGTCAAATCATCGAACCACGGGTTTTAAGGCGTGGGAATCCGGGAATTCCTGCTCAATCAGTTAAACGGCGCTATTTGACCTTTTTCAATCAGATATCCGCTAAATCATTTACCCAAGGAAGTGGAAGACTGGAATTGGCCAAAGCAATTGTTTCGCCTCAAAATCCTTTGACCGCCCGGGTGATTGTAAATCGCATCTGGCAACATCACTTTGGTCAGGGAATTGTTTCTACCCCGAGTGACTTTGGAATTCAGGGAGCGTTCCCTTCTCATCCGGAACTTCTGGACCATCTAGCAATCTGGTTCATGAAAAACGGCTGGTCGATCAAAAAACTCCATCGCTATATAATGCAGTCGGCGACCTATCAACAACAGAGTCTCTTACATGCCTCAGGAGAGAAAATGGACCCAGCCAATAAACTTTTATGGAGAATGAATCGCCGACGTCAAGATTTTGAAACAATGCGTGATACCCTGCTCCAAGTCAGCCATCAGTTGGATACAACTGTTGGAGGAAAATCAATCAAAGGGGTCGTATCGAACTCTAACAAACGCCGCACAATCTACACTTTCATCGATCGTCAACGCGTTCCCGGTCTATTACGCACATTCGATTTCCCCTCTCCAGATGTGAGTACTGGAACACGAAATTCGACTTCTGTTCCCGGACAGTCTTTGTTTCTGATGAATCATCCTTTCGTTCTGAAATCTGCTCAAATTCTAGGAAAAGAAGCGCAGCAAGCGGGCAATCCAAAAACTGGTATCAAGCAGCTCTATCAAAGTATTTTACAACGAAAGCCAAACCGACGAGAAGTAAAGGAGATGCTTCAATTTCTTGAAACAGAATCTATTCCTAAAAAAGAATCTCTCATTGCAACACCTTGGGAATATGGTTATGGAGTATACGATGAGAACTCAAAAAATTTGTCAAATTTTAAACCAATACCTTACTGGAACGGAAAACAATATCAGGGAAGTGATCGCCTCCCCGATCCTAAACTAGGCTGGGTCTTTTTAGATAAAACCGGAGGCCATCCAGGTAATGACATGAATCATGTCGCCGTAATTCGATGGCGCGCCCCCGAAACAATGGCAGTTTCAATCAAAGGAACTCTCAAGCATGAAATTTCACGCGGTAATGGAATTCGGGGGCGTGTACTCATTGCCGGCGAAAAGAAGTTAGGCCCCTGGAACGTTCACCAAACTTCGGTTGAAACGACTCTCGAAAATATCAAACTTGAAAAAAAACAAACAATCGATTTTGTCGTCGATACTGCAGGTCAGCTCGGACACGACTCGTTCGTCTGGTCACCGGAAATTATAGCACATTCTATTGAAACAGTAGCATTCTCGAAAACAGAGGGAAATCCAAAGGCCGTTCGATATTGGCACTATTCCCAAGACTTTAGAGAACCAGACAGCATACAAATTACTCCCTGGCAAAGTCTGGCCCAGATTCTTTTGTTATCAAATGAATTTCAGTTTATCGATTAA
- a CDS encoding mandelate racemase/muconate lactonizing enzyme family protein, translated as MKIEQIICQILRSGSVTNKTASCQDSVLVRIKTDNGLEGIGEADSSPEVVKAVIDAPYSHNVACGLRELLIGENPLETERLWQKMYRHTMYFGRTGVTITAMAAIDMALWDLKGKHFGEPIHRLLGGQHHTEFQAYASILFGRDGRETCDIAQRWTENGYTAVKFGWEPMGESEKLDIELVAGAREGMGDGILLIDAGCVWDARTALQRAHAFSEYNIGWLEEPLFPHDIAGYAWLKDRSPVPIAAGEEECGRESFRPYFDQRALDVYQIDLARNGFTEASYLKQRVAEIGARPCNHCYTSPITVAASLHWLATCKDAFIFEDCVEDEPLRHELTYEKVQAEDGMIQVPDRPGLGITLNEDFIAAHVVAESK; from the coding sequence ATGAAAATCGAACAAATCATTTGTCAAATTCTCAGATCAGGTTCCGTCACGAATAAGACAGCCAGTTGCCAGGATTCGGTTCTAGTTCGCATTAAAACCGACAACGGCCTGGAAGGCATTGGTGAAGCTGATTCTTCACCAGAAGTCGTTAAAGCAGTGATCGACGCTCCCTATAGTCACAATGTTGCGTGTGGATTAAGAGAATTACTCATCGGAGAAAACCCACTCGAAACAGAACGACTCTGGCAGAAAATGTATCGCCACACAATGTACTTTGGCAGAACCGGTGTAACGATCACCGCAATGGCTGCGATCGACATGGCACTTTGGGATTTAAAAGGAAAACATTTTGGTGAACCGATCCACCGACTTTTAGGTGGACAACATCATACGGAATTTCAAGCCTATGCTTCGATTCTGTTTGGGAGAGATGGTCGAGAAACGTGTGACATAGCACAGCGCTGGACTGAAAACGGATACACGGCTGTGAAATTTGGTTGGGAGCCGATGGGAGAATCGGAAAAGCTTGATATCGAACTTGTTGCTGGTGCCCGTGAAGGAATGGGAGATGGCATATTATTGATTGACGCAGGTTGTGTCTGGGACGCCCGAACTGCATTGCAGCGCGCACATGCATTTTCTGAATATAATATTGGCTGGCTTGAAGAACCCCTCTTCCCCCACGATATCGCTGGCTATGCCTGGCTCAAAGATCGTTCTCCAGTTCCCATTGCTGCTGGCGAAGAAGAATGTGGTCGTGAGTCATTCCGACCTTATTTTGACCAAAGAGCACTTGATGTCTACCAAATTGATCTGGCTCGTAATGGGTTTACCGAAGCCTCTTATCTGAAACAAAGAGTCGCTGAAATCGGTGCACGCCCTTGTAACCATTGTTACACCAGCCCAATCACCGTTGCAGCCAGCCTACACTGGTTGGCCACCTGCAAAGATGCATTCATCTTCGAAGACTGTGTGGAAGACGAGCCTCTCAGACACGAGTTAACTTATGAGAAAGTACAAGCGGAAGACGGCATGATTCAAGTCCCAGATAGACCAGGGCTCGGGATCACGCTCAATGAAGATTTCATTGCAGCCCACGTCGTTGCAGAGTCAAAATAA
- a CDS encoding glycosyltransferase family 2 protein, with protein sequence MVGNALWPKPEKTNNHHEKSSPKIKVRETKVSIIIGARNNAPFLSDAIKSALKQSVPCEVIYSDDCSFDESLKIANHFKNQGLIVVDSLYHRGVCDTRNEGVSKATGNYLLFLDGDDILPTDYVKKHLKAITPTTPFVYGDAKAFGDYSTLWEAPEWETGKLWLRNFVNTSALWNRQAFETAGRWRNKINTMWDWDLALRGSRLGTPARSKAILQYRQHASSWSANIQTKYKQRQEDLLPRMRRICSRLSVGSIVSGRLSKFFPQWMSSVSQAVKLIGSSEPVELVILDNSNDPNILSMIRSETHRYLNTFETIRIIPHSVSINYSTEKERRNQVAQFMAHACNRLRIEMKGDIHWLIEDDILVPVEAGVNLLEQLTAGWIPPNAVSGCYRNRHVETQFVGGHFDDYHIVNAFSEIGTETSTVDYCGTGCLMFWKDRTPRYWESHYRNVPAHDWEWCATLKQSDGKILMLPSVHCGHVRSPEDILY encoded by the coding sequence ATGGTAGGTAATGCACTCTGGCCAAAACCAGAGAAGACAAATAATCATCATGAAAAGTCGTCACCAAAAATAAAGGTTCGTGAAACTAAAGTCAGCATCATTATAGGTGCCAGGAATAATGCACCTTTTCTTTCGGACGCCATTAAATCAGCGCTCAAACAAAGTGTTCCCTGTGAAGTCATTTACTCAGATGACTGCAGTTTTGACGAGTCACTCAAAATTGCAAACCATTTCAAAAACCAGGGATTAATAGTTGTTGACTCTCTATACCATCGAGGAGTCTGCGACACCAGAAATGAGGGTGTATCCAAAGCAACGGGCAACTATTTACTTTTTCTAGATGGAGACGATATCCTCCCTACAGACTATGTAAAAAAACATCTGAAAGCGATCACACCTACAACCCCTTTTGTATATGGCGACGCCAAAGCTTTTGGTGATTACTCTACACTTTGGGAGGCCCCTGAATGGGAAACGGGTAAACTCTGGTTGAGAAACTTTGTTAATACCTCTGCTCTTTGGAATCGTCAGGCATTTGAAACCGCAGGCCGCTGGAGAAATAAAATCAATACCATGTGGGATTGGGACCTGGCACTAAGAGGTTCCAGATTAGGTACCCCCGCGCGTAGCAAGGCCATATTACAATATCGCCAACATGCCAGTTCCTGGTCTGCGAATATTCAAACGAAATACAAACAACGACAGGAAGACCTACTACCACGAATGCGACGCATCTGTTCTAGACTCAGTGTGGGCTCCATCGTCAGCGGTAGGCTCAGCAAATTTTTTCCACAATGGATGTCATCAGTCTCACAGGCAGTGAAGTTGATCGGTAGTTCTGAACCAGTTGAATTAGTCATACTTGATAATTCAAATGACCCAAACATACTTTCAATGATAAGATCTGAAACCCATCGATATCTGAATACTTTCGAAACCATCAGGATCATACCTCATTCAGTGTCAATAAATTACTCAACTGAGAAAGAAAGAAGAAATCAAGTTGCTCAATTCATGGCTCATGCCTGTAATCGATTACGTATTGAAATGAAAGGTGACATTCATTGGCTAATTGAAGATGATATCCTTGTGCCTGTTGAAGCAGGTGTCAATTTACTTGAACAATTGACAGCAGGATGGATTCCTCCGAATGCAGTTTCTGGTTGCTATCGAAATCGACACGTAGAAACGCAATTCGTAGGTGGGCATTTTGACGATTATCATATCGTCAATGCATTTTCAGAAATTGGTACCGAGACAAGTACCGTTGATTATTGTGGTACAGGCTGCCTGATGTTTTGGAAAGATCGAACGCCTCGATATTGGGAGAGCCATTATCGAAATGTACCTGCGCATGATTGGGAGTGGTGTGCGACACTTAAGCAATCCGATGGTAAAATTTTAATGTTACCTTCGGTTCATTGTGGGCATGTGAGATCCCCTGAGGATATTCTCTACTGA
- a CDS encoding GntR family transcriptional regulator: MKESQLVRGLGEQIVERLREDIFSGKIAEGERLREIDLAKRFAVSRGPIREAIQQLTWEGIVEADRNKGAIVSTSAPNEISELIIPLRCTIEKYAVRLFFDSLTEEDFLLWDNILEKMKLACEAKDFALISEHDIAFHRALVNRSHSPDLLAIWSSIVSRVRRHFRESHLKYTKPVQIYEEHLPIIDALKNKSLADTLQVIEDHIE, encoded by the coding sequence ATGAAGGAATCTCAGTTAGTTCGAGGGCTGGGCGAACAGATAGTAGAACGTCTTAGAGAGGATATCTTTTCAGGGAAAATTGCAGAAGGAGAGCGTTTACGTGAAATCGATTTGGCCAAACGATTTGCCGTTAGTAGGGGGCCAATTCGTGAAGCGATTCAGCAACTTACCTGGGAAGGAATTGTTGAAGCAGATCGCAACAAGGGAGCGATCGTTTCAACATCTGCTCCTAATGAAATTTCAGAACTGATCATTCCACTTAGATGCACTATAGAAAAATATGCAGTGCGACTTTTTTTCGATAGTTTGACAGAAGAAGATTTTTTGTTGTGGGATAATATTCTCGAAAAAATGAAGCTTGCATGTGAAGCAAAAGATTTTGCGTTGATATCGGAACATGATATTGCCTTTCACCGTGCTTTAGTCAACCGATCCCATTCTCCCGACCTCTTAGCAATCTGGTCTTCCATCGTGTCCCGAGTTCGAAGACATTTTCGTGAGTCTCATTTGAAATATACAAAACCAGTTCAAATCTACGAAGAACACCTGCCGATTATCGATGCTTTAAAAAACAAAAGCCTGGCGGATACACTTCAGGTTATTGAGGATCATATTGAATAG
- a CDS encoding DUF1559 domain-containing protein, translating into MLLLPTIQQAIETTRKHSCRTNLEQIGLTFYNYLETYKVFPPGYIQTSQSNRN; encoded by the coding sequence GTGCTATTGCTCCCGACAATTCAACAAGCAATTGAAACAACCCGTAAACATTCCTGTAGAACTAATTTGGAGCAGATTGGGCTCACTTTTTATAACTACCTTGAAACATACAAGGTTTTTCCTCCAGGATATATCCAAACCAGTCAAAGCAATCGTAATTAA